Genomic DNA from Candidatus Neomarinimicrobiota bacterium:
GAGAGTCCGGTGTACTCGTACAAAACTGGTTACCAAGGTATCCCCAGAAAGAATGCCCATAATGTTAAGCTCAGGTTCATAGTCCGCCTCCACGTCTTCCCATTCTAACTCGGGAGAAAAGTCTGCAACGCAGGCCCAAAACAAAAGAAACAGACAACTAGTTTTATATGGGCGCATCAAAATTCTATCCTGTAGCCGAAGGTGAGAAAAAAGGGGAACATGGGTACGGCTGCTCGCTCCAGTCCAAGTCTTTCACCTGTCAGTCTGTTAGTTTTGTTTCTGTACTGGTAGGTAAGTGGATTCACATGGTTTGTCACGTTTACGAGTTGGATGAACCTCTCATAAGGAAAACTGAAAAACTGTTTTTTCTGCTTAAGGCCTATGTCTAATCGAAAATAGCTGAAGAGACGTTCCGAGTTTTTTCTGCCCACCAGATTGTTTTCGTAATACCCCCAGTAAGGCATATAAGCATCGTGTGAGGCGTTCCACTTTTCGTAGCGCCCCAATGGCGGTGTAAAAGGCTGGCCACTTGATGCCTGCAAGGCAGTACTGAAATACGTTTCCCTGATTATGGGTATGGCCACGTCTCCCACAATATTCAAGGTGTGTTTTCGATCATATTTTGGGTAAAACCAACCATGTTTATCAATATGGCGTTTCGTTTCAGCATAGGTGTAGCCGACCCAACCACGAATCCGCCCGACTGTCTTTTTGAACAACAGTTCAAACCCATAGGCATAAGCCCGTGTTTCATCAAACTCATTGAAGGGTGTAAAGCGTAACTGGTCTGTCTCTTCAGTAAAAAGTTCACCCTGTTTCAGGGTGATGAGGTTCTCAAAATGCTTGTAATAGGTTTCGGCCCGGAATAGCCAATTTTTTCCCGATAGGTATTCCACACCCAATATGGCCTGGTCAGCATACGTGGCGGGTCTGTCAGCGGGTAGACCAAGCCAGAAGTCAATAATACGCAGTGTT
This window encodes:
- a CDS encoding TonB-dependent receptor, whose product is QLKRVNYNLGMEFEYSNLDTTLFLNPLNMKDQTVETSLFVQDKWDVSSKLAFQIGGRLMDYSLHRELYFDPRFGLKYLLRQDLSLKLALGRYHQFLTIANPEDETLRIIDFWLGLPADRPATYADQAILGVEYLSGKNWLFRAETYYKHFENLITLKQGELFTEETDQLRFTPFNEFDETRAYAYGFELLFKKTVGRIRGWVGYTYAETKRHIDKHGWFYPKYDRKHTLNIVGDVAIPIIRETYFSTALQASSGQPFTPPLGRYEKWNASHDAYMPYWGYYENNLVGRKNSERLFSYFRLDIGLKQKKQFFSFPYERFIQLVNVTNHVNPLTYQYRNKTNRLTGERLGLERAAVPMFPFFLTFGYRIEF